The Culex pipiens pallens isolate TS chromosome 2, TS_CPP_V2, whole genome shotgun sequence DNA window aacacctttttaaaTTTCTGCATTGTAACGTCACGTAATGTAAAGTGGGTGCATGAAAgcagcaaaatttatttaataatcaACCTTTTGTGGTCGTTCAAGTGCCTTGCattgtgctcagaaaaataagcattaTCGAGGAATTAAAAGTgaagagtgtgtgcgtgcaacatggagttaaacttttcgaaatgCAATGGTAAACTTCAtagcaacttcacagaaagtttaactccatgttgcagatttgacagctcgattgtagtgtgaaaaaaaatctgcaatctaAGGTCCTAAAGACcagatttcagaattttaaaattagatttttgattttttattttttggttttttttattggaaagagaagttttttttgtaaaggtcctataagctattgtgtttcatatgtttaaaggaccttaaaaaatagagttcaatattttagttttcagtGCAGATAAGTGCCACCGGGGCCACCCGAGGAGCCACCAGCGATGCAACACTAAATGCCACATCAATTATGTTACGAGTGATTGTCGCGTATCTCCTTTTATGAACGGTCCCACGTGTAAGACAGCTGGAAAAAATCTGACAGTCGCACagcaagaacaacaacaacaagccaaTATTTTGCACGATTCGCGTTCCCGTGTTAAAAATggtaacatttttgtaaatttacccATTAAAACGGCTCTAAATCGTTAAATTTCCCAGCACAAATCATAATGGACATCCCACTGAAGGTGGTGGTGCGATTTTCGCCACTGGCGAAGCAAACTCCAGTGGCCACGCCAAAAGAGAAGCTGCACCTGCAAAATCCACCAACAACAGCAACATCAGCGGACCACCAGGAAGGCGAAGCTGCGGACCACCAAcagactgctgctgctgaaccgGACGAACTGGTAACGGTAGATGGCGGTAGAGCGTTTCGCTTCTCGCGAGTTTTTCGCGCCGACGAGGGGGCGGACTTGCAGTTTATTTACGCGGAATCGATCGCCGGGATTACGGAATCGGTGCTGGAGGGGTACGACTTCTCGGTGGTTTCTTACGGCGAGAAAGGGGTTGGGAAGAGTTACACACTGTACGGGAATGCGGCGAGCGAGGGGATCGTGCTGTGCTTTGTGAAAGATTTGTTCTGTCAGCTGGCGGCGCATCCGGAGCGGATGTACTCCGTTGGGGTGGCCTGGACGGAGATTACCGCTGAGGGGGACGTGATAGATGTGCTGGGGTCGGCGCTGATGCAGTGCTTTACGATCGAGGAGATTTACAGTTTGCTGAGCTTGGGCTTGCACAGTAAGAACCCGGACAATCACAACATTTTGAGTTTGATTTTGGAGCAGCAGTGGACGTCGCTGAACGGGCTCAACCAGCATAGGCAGTCGACGATAAGTTTCTGCGACCTTTCGGGCACGGAACGGGAAGTGATTGAGGGGAAGAGTGTTCTTAAAGATTCGGGTTTGCGGCGGTTGGAGGATATTGTGCTTAAACGAAGTGATGATTTCAATGAGTCAATTTTGACGGCTTTCCTGAAGGATTCCTTTGGAGGTCGAGCTCAGACGTTGATATTTCTTTGCATGGGTTCGCTGGAGAGCGAAGATGCGCTGATAAATCTTGAATTTGGTGAAAAGGCGCAAGAAATACTAAATCATGTCGTTATGAACACGTTTTCGGACAACAACGTTCCGATAATTGCGTTGAACGATGATATTCATGCTGCGATGCCACCGGCAAACTACGAAGGCCTGTACTTTGCATCTCAGCAGTGGTCCAAGCTACTTAAGAACGCCGAAAGTCTATTCAACAAGTTGTTCAGCGCTGGCGAGTTGAACCAGCAGGAGCGTGGACAAATCGAAGAATGGCTCTACCTAAAGGCGGAATGTGACGAATGCTTCAGTTCGACGGAAATCAGTATTAACGCTGGAAATCAACCTGCGCGTGTGTGCCTCGGACCGATTGAGGAGATTGACGAAGGGGACGACACGCTGCAAACCAGCGGCAAAGTAAACAACAGCGACCAGTGCAATTCGGACAATGAAAGCGACTCGGACATTTGCACTCACCTGACCGACATGACCGACCGCATCCAGGGCTACATGCGGACGTTTCAGCTCAAAACAAACAATCTGATAAATGAAAAGTATAAAGACTTTTTCCAAGCTCACCCCAAGATGATAGACGATCTCAACGAAGAAATTCGCCAGCAACAGCaaaagaagcagcagcagcagccagcgtCGACGCACAATCCCGCGAGAAGAAAGTCCATTTTCGACGCGGAATCCATCAGCAGCAACGAGCTTTCGCTCATGTCCCAGCTGCGAAGTGACTCGACAACGTCGCTCGCGCCGATCCCCGTCATCAACAGTAAAAGGTTGGACGCCCTCAACAATAATCTTCGCATCACGGTCGCCGGAATCGAATCGCTGAACGTTCAAATCGAAGTGATTCGCTGTACGATCGCACTCAAACAGGAATACATAAAAGAACTGATCGAAAACAGCGAACCCCGGTCGGTCGCCAAGTTGCGCTTCAACAACAAGAAACGCAGTCTGGAGGACGAGTACGAAAAGACTAAGAAGCAGCTCGCGAATGCGGTCGTTAAGAAGGTCAACAAAAAGGAAATCAGTCTGATTGAAAGGAAAACTTCCCAGCTGGAGCAGCGGATGGAAGTGCTGGAGGTGATCCGACGCATCGCCGGGGAATCGGGACTTAAGAAAAAGAAGCTGCAGCAGTCGGTGAAGGATTCGCAGAAGCAGCTGGAAGTGTTGCAGAAAATGCTCAAGAAAGAGCTGGAGAAAAAGGACGCTTACGAGAGGGAGATTGAGGTGGTCAAGAAGGAGAAAACATCCAAACTGAGTGCCATCCAGGAACTGGGGGATGGTCGaagcaaaatcaaaaatatgaacGAACGGATTTCACACATCGAGCACGTCCTGAAGGAAAAGTCAAGCAATCTTAAAAAGTACGTCAATAAGAAGGGAACCGAGAAGGATTCCCTGCGGCAAGAGATCATAAACCTGCGTCGAACGCGAGATCATCTGCTGGAGCAGCGTTGCGCATTGGACAGAAAGATCCGGGAGGAGAAAATGCCCACGTTTGACGAGGAACGCAAACTCGTGGAGTGTGATGAGGCGATCGAAGCGATTGACGCCGCGATCGAAATGAAAAACGAGCTAATCTGCGGCCGCAAAAGCATCGACACCGACGAAAGTCTGCAGCGTGAAAAGGGCGAACAAATGCTGATGGCTCGGCTGAACAAACTTTCCTCCGACGAGATGAGAACCTTGCTGTACAAGTACTTCCAGAAGGTGGTCGACCTCAAAGAAAACAGTCGCAAACTGGAGCTGCAGTTCATCAGCCTGGAACGAGAACGAGACGCGTGGGCCTGGCAGGAAAAGATCCTCACCAACACGATCCGCCAAACACGGCTCGAAAAAGAACGCACAATAACCGCCCTCAAGAAGCAGCACGACATGACGGTCAACCTGATGATGAGACACTGCGCCGCCGATACGTCCGCCTCCATCAGCAGCTCCCTGCCGGAAAATGCTCTCCACCCGTACGCACCGACACCCTCGGCCGACCTGGTCATCGCACCAAGCTCCAGCcgctaccaccaccaccaccatcaccaaCTGGCCCGCCTCGACTCGGACAGCGAAGCACCCCCCACAAACCATCATCATCACAGCAAGCACCTCACCCACTTCAAAACCACCGCCGGAGTGGCCGCGACCGTGCTCGGCCAACCGCTCGCGGAAAAGGACCGCAAGAACAAGCTCTTCTCGAAGCTGCAGATGTTCGCGCGCATCCAGAACGGGGACAAGCGCAAGGTGTTCCAGTCGGACATTCCCCAGCAGAACCTGAAGCAGCTCGAGAACTCGTCCCGGCCCTCGCTGACGAAGGTGACGCGCGAAAAGAACAAAATTATCATTCAGCACGATGGCAAAAAGTAGGTTGCGCGTTGGAAATTTCAGTACCTTTAAAAAGAACACAAAACAAAATCCTCCGTAGAATCTCCTGCAAGCGTTTTTTGCAAGTCCGACGAAATTTAGAGTTTAGAGAGTTTATTGGAAGTTAAAGAAAGGCGAAATATTGTGGCCAACAaaagaagaacaaaaaacaatGTGTAGCTGTTATTACTACCCACTGTGTATTAGTGTACGTGACAAATTGCATTTAATAAATGTATTACTCGTGGTAATTATTTAGCATCCCCAACTGAAACGTGTTTTACTCTATCGCCCtaaactgtccatacaaactttgttgaaaaattcttctttttatctttttaagggaaaagtgaaatttattttCCGTCAgtctatttcattaaaaatcacatgattaaaaaaaaatattattacaaattaaaaatttctaaattaaaaaaatttgatgcAAAGAGTAACTaaaaccttgtttttttttgctcgtgtTCAAGTGTTCATTTTGAGCATCTTTTGTTTTACGTACCGAGTAATTATTGCACACGAAAAATTACGACTGTCGATCGAGAAAATCTGTGTGTTCGAAAATTCCAGAGTTGAAAACTCATGACTCATATGTTGTTCTGAAAATttattctagaattctaaactaaaacataaactaaaaaaaatcttaattacaACAATTCAACcaacttaaaaagaaaaaaaaaatcttaaattaaaaaataaatcaaattattttgttaagaaatattttactaatcataaaattttaaaattccgaaaatcttctattccaaaattttacaattgggtcctaaaatgaagcttagattgctgatattattgtttgcagcgataaagcttatttttctgagtacaatgaccctttgtaagaccacaaagagtttaaaatggatttttaaatcaattttgaacaattaatctcgtggtccttcttgacagaaaagctcctacttgacagctcgttccaaggggaccatagttgatccatcgaaaaaatgttgtcttgtcaaaaaatgtttttgcattaaaatgaaaaaaagtgatccgaAATgggttttgatcgtgttttttaccgttgtacataaaaatttacataggcagggtgaccactcaaattccattttcaaattcccgactttttcctgaCTTTaccagaatgctcaaataataggcatttctaaagaatgatttcaaacaaaaaactttctataagaacagtcaatattaaccagcgaaaaaaaaatcacaatgactttaaaaaaaatccaaataaaggcattttttgtaaataaaaaaactaaacaataaataaaaaaactaaacaataaataaaaaaacacttcaaaatggaatttcattattatgattcagagtagaaacacaaacaattagtctttgaaaaaataatcaaaagttcaaaaatacttataacttccatgttatttttttaaattggaaaacgtatagtttttgatacttcgtttcaactgaaaatgataaaaagttaaagataactgaacttaaaatagcgttcctattttttcaaaacttcatcatcattttaaatcaaagaatgattgaaacataattgctgttattattcattcaaagaattagaaaaatttcaaggaattcataaaatttaattttaattttggaatttttgatattaaattttctaatcaattttaatttatctagtggtatttaacttttttttaatgcaaattaagtttgatatattattttatgttttcccacatattttaagcaaaataattgaagaattaattttattaaacaattttgcaataacttaaaatttcttggattatttttttgcaatttcaatattttctttatgtttccaaaacgtaaaaaagtttttcaattttggattttattcgatatttaggttttccgaaaactgaaaatcaagctttatctatggtaggtaatttagccatactcacaaaaaaaagttcaagggcaacatttggaaaaaatatattttaaattactaaatgaatttagttaaacaattaaaaatattcaccaaaaaaaaaccccattgccaaactcaagttggaatctgttaaaaaatatccaattatgtgacaaaatgaaatagaatcataattctaagctggccattgtgctctatttttatattagtttttcattgactttacctcttgtttgatgAACAGAAATTAaagcgatcatttgattcataaaaaaatattatgaaaatctgtgtcaaagccTCCAATATTCACTAAGATTTTGAATGCCTTTTAACAGCTTTTCTAtgctcaaatatattgaaatagtgaaaagaaccctcaatttaaagtaagttactaaagctGCAATGAGtgaatttcaatttgaaaattttacaaaatattacaaaattattcaagagttaaaaaataattttcaatcaaatatgctcagaattcccgacttttcctgactttttgacaaaaaatcataaattcccgacattttcccgatttttggcggattttggcgaattcccgactttttcccgactttcccgaattcccgacttgagtggccaccctgcatagggctttagtacccaattcaaaatctaaatttaaaaattctaaaactgaGAAATTTCAAAAGATGTCAAACCGggaattcaaaaactttaagattcaaaatttctgattttttttgtttccaaattattatattattatttttttgagatatatttttttatgaaatgtttaagattttaaattgtttttttttttaattttgcaatgatttttttttattttggtagacttttttaaattttgaatattttatttgttttttttttaaatgcttttatttttctaaatttatgcatcctttgaactttttcttgtaactgttttttttaaatatattttttatgctgGAAATTAAGGaataaatatttcttttattcacggtgtattttttaaaatacattaagatttaaaaaaatcggctATTTTGACAATTGGAACCTTAAAAGAAGGGCTCTTTACCGGCATTTTAACCCCTAAACAGCTCCTGTTCGCataaatcgacggtaacatttcaaaaggcatcatgtacattttgacactttctgggctattgtatattctgaaagtacttctaataagctacctctccaccaaaaatgagcaaaagttacttcagtaaagtctgtttaatcatgattttaaataaagtaacataaacaaaatctctgccatcagcagtccttgtttatatagccctgtcaacctgtcaaacaaaaggctacataaacctcgtgacgaaaaaaaagcaacatgaaaaaagcgccatgtacattcggcgaagaaaaacgaatcataacaaagcgcccccttcagtgacagcagggtgatatcgacgttggtgatttcaaaagaagttatgtttgtttttctcaaataaaattacggaaataatgttttattgaatatggatgatcaagtatcaacaaaagcaacgtttttcatcgtttgttatcattagaacatcttattttgcttttatataaaaatggtaattgaaaatggatgctcaacattcaaatgcgtttttctcaaaacgcatggtttgtacatgatgctttttgaaatgttggcatcgaaatgtcccatatgcactTACATCTTTTTTGAATGATTAATGCAGTTTGATTCGAAATCacgtgctctttcagaaaaaaatagccaGGACTCTGTTTTAGAAATCTGGGGAGCGTTAACGAATTTTTtgggtacactcaacccccggtggttggtcagtttttcgtttgacacctttttagtttgtaccccgttggttggtcaaagtaaaactaaaaagtgacaaactgtcactttttacacggcgctcacgcacactatcaaaacaaacgtttggtagtcggggcctgtttttttttaaatttagattaaaactgaaatttattttatttttttagctgtaaatttataaacattgtAAACATcttagtaattttaaattttatatttttttgtcctgaataaaaaagttttatcaactcaattcaatttgtgtttagcagttctgttccaggatgtcacatttgcaattcagaaatttggagaacctttcaactgagatcaattcacaAGCCTTTGGAGGGAGGGTATATTTCTACGTTTGGATTTTGCAAGCtgggtgctcttttagggaaaatatttttttagaaaaacccctaaatctatgaaaaaatagttttagattttttttaaataataacatttcttttaattaaaataagtttttttttatttttgatttttttaaagttaagaaatgtttgatgttttgaaaaaggtttgatactttagattttttttaaattgagtcatATAATTAAGCCTAAATTGTTGATACTATTGTTCACAGCGTTTGGGCTTATTTTTCTGactacaatgacactttgtatgATCGCAATGCaatttttcagtgtaagaacgggccttgaccgatcttatgcaccaggttcccgacgaacacgcactgcccttacacctacatctcacccttgctctgagtcagtacgagcagcacgctagaacacgctttgagtgttcgtgccaggcatgcacaccttcttttccggttacgcattttaactcggccgggggtggtacattacgtagggtttgatgtaagtataagcgcctaaccatttatagtgtgcctgtcaattttcattaaagcaaaaaactgttttatttttagtttgaattcaaaaactaattgttatttactgtgtattgttttctcctgaaatcttccctattgttgagtcgtgtttatctgttgctatttcttttgtcgcggtgttttgttacaatattttggtcctaagcattttataaaagtttttcaaaagtacaatagtaatatttgtgttaatcctttaatcatttcataaattgagtcagggctcgaacctcacttgcttaagaaaaaggtgaagtttcaaaagaaatatactatgtaaagaatcaatagtaaaagaaagatagtaatttatgaagaagataaagaaattaacaatagttaatgaaaagagataacaaacaagcttagattattgttatgatgggcaatttacagggaagatgagaaattatttaaatagataaataaagaaaaggcacatgataaacaaaattgacatcgctgccaaattaagggaaagcagacagtttgttgcagcagcatcaattagtaaaatagagtagaaaagcgttgagaaataagagaatcaaataagtaaaatcgaaatcaaatggaggatagtaaacagaagctgCTTTAgagaatcagtgaaacaaaattaacagaatATAGATGATAGATAAAaacggaaagaagagaaaccccgttgtgtgatgtttcaggtacatccacagcagttgactcaacatactgcgaatcaaaacaataccgtctacaatcacaaattacttccctttcccacattgtcgcgcccctttcttctagccgtctcgactctgaccctcgctggtcaaaggtttacgatccgtttccacaggccaccagctaggtcatcatgaaaaccaagccaacgtggaggtaagaaaataggacacttgcaaggaaccagagctatactgtcctgatcaagaaagatctaacaggactacggacgtagtcagtgacgctccttccaggatgttcctcgcctgagcgtcaactgaagggATATCCATCAGaatcattcgcacttggcctgcaatGACACTTTGTATGATCATACACTTTGTATGATCGCAATGgataaaaaactaatttttaattcaatttttaaaattaaattcgctgcccttcttgacagaaagcattctacttgacagctcgacaGATcaagaatgcattttttttttaatttatgtgttactgttttaattttatttttaaattgggaGCATTATTTTATTGCGTAACGTAAAACTAAATAATTAtagaattttgataaataaattttgcactgggttcccgacgaacacgcactgcccttacacctacatctcacccttgctctgagtcagtacgagcaacacgctagaacatgCTTTGATAGCGTCGTGCCAGGCATTcgcaccttcttttccggttacggtTGGATATTAAAtggaagaatcagtgaagaagtgagaatcagtagagcaaaaaaaaaaaggagatagatggtagctgagaatgaagagaagagaaaccccgttgtgcgatttttcaagtacatccacagcacttgactcaacatactgcgaatccatacaataccgtctacaatcacaaattacttccctttcccacattgtcacgcccctttcttttagccgtctcgattcTGACCCGCACTGTCAccactttccatacaaaaacggtacgtaaatattcgaaaatctgtatcttttagaGGAATTTGATTTGGAATCATGCGAAAAATTTAAGGTATTGCTGcgaactatttagaaaaaaatggttcaCGGATAAAGGCGGCattctataaaaataataattttttagcATTTGAAACATTGGTATTAATTACACAATTAcgtttattttcagaaatataACTTAGTTTACGTTATAAGAGATATTATAGAGTTTACAAAGATTCATCATTTCCCTTCCCTACGCCAAGCCACTTTATACACAGTTCACATTTTAAATGTATGTTCTCACTGTAAATGCTGCTGCTGGGGCGCCCCAAGCGGAATCTGCGGCGGTGGCGAATGCATCATCATCGACGGATGGTGAAGCTgagtttgctgctgctgctgctgcggatcAAGCGCCAGCTGGGGTGCAATTTGCGGCCCAACCGAAGGCGACTGCTGTTGCTGCATcgattgctgttgctgctgttgatgcTTCCGGTGCGTTTTCATGTGCGTTTGCAGCGCCACCGACTGGATGAAGCGCCGGCCGCATATCTTGCACTCGTGCGGTTTCTCTCCCGTGTGGATCATGACGTGATGCTTGAGCGTTTCGGCCTTGCCAAAGGAGCGCTCGCAGTACGTGCACGAGTACTTCTTGATGCCACAGTGGACGATGCGGATGTGGCGGCTCATGTTGCCTGGGTTTGAGGGGAGAAGGATCGGAATTGAGAAGATTGTTGATGTCGTGCATCAAGGGTAATTTACCAATGTTGGAAAAGACTTGTGCGCACACGTGACACGTGAATTGCTTCTCACGGGTGTGATAGTTCATGTGAACCTTTAGCTCGTGACGAGTCGTCTTCTTCATTCCACAGTACGGGCAAACGTGATTTTTGACTCcctataaaaatttccaaaaaataaatgggTGAAAACTCAAGGTTAATTCGATCTTACCTCATGTCTCATTGTGTGTTCCTTCAGCTTGTGAGCCGTTGGAAGCTTTTTATTACAGACTGTGCACTGGAAAGGCATATCGCCAGTATGAATGTAACTATGTTTCTGAAACGAGCAGCAAAATTTAAGTTCTCCTTCAAAATTACGACCCATCCACCTTACCTTTAGCGCCCCGGTCGTCGAGAACGTCTTGCCGCACTGATCGCAAACGGACCGCTTCTGCTCCGGCGTCACGTAGTTCGGGTCGTGCTTCTTCCGGTGCTGCTGCATCGTTTGCTTCGTCGAGTAGACGTGCTCGCAGCCCGGAAAGTCGCACGGATACTTGACCTTGTTCTCCGAGTgct harbors:
- the LOC120424399 gene encoding kinesin-like protein costa, with amino-acid sequence MNGPTCKTAGKNLTVAQQEQQQQANILHDSRSRVKNAQIIMDIPLKVVVRFSPLAKQTPVATPKEKLHLQNPPTTATSADHQEGEAADHQQTAAAEPDELVTVDGGRAFRFSRVFRADEGADLQFIYAESIAGITESVLEGYDFSVVSYGEKGVGKSYTLYGNAASEGIVLCFVKDLFCQLAAHPERMYSVGVAWTEITAEGDVIDVLGSALMQCFTIEEIYSLLSLGLHSKNPDNHNILSLILEQQWTSLNGLNQHRQSTISFCDLSGTEREVIEGKSVLKDSGLRRLEDIVLKRSDDFNESILTAFLKDSFGGRAQTLIFLCMGSLESEDALINLEFGEKAQEILNHVVMNTFSDNNVPIIALNDDIHAAMPPANYEGLYFASQQWSKLLKNAESLFNKLFSAGELNQQERGQIEEWLYLKAECDECFSSTEISINAGNQPARVCLGPIEEIDEGDDTLQTSGKVNNSDQCNSDNESDSDICTHLTDMTDRIQGYMRTFQLKTNNLINEKYKDFFQAHPKMIDDLNEEIRQQQQKKQQQQPASTHNPARRKSIFDAESISSNELSLMSQLRSDSTTSLAPIPVINSKRLDALNNNLRITVAGIESLNVQIEVIRCTIALKQEYIKELIENSEPRSVAKLRFNNKKRSLEDEYEKTKKQLANAVVKKVNKKEISLIERKTSQLEQRMEVLEVIRRIAGESGLKKKKLQQSVKDSQKQLEVLQKMLKKELEKKDAYEREIEVVKKEKTSKLSAIQELGDGRSKIKNMNERISHIEHVLKEKSSNLKKYVNKKGTEKDSLRQEIINLRRTRDHLLEQRCALDRKIREEKMPTFDEERKLVECDEAIEAIDAAIEMKNELICGRKSIDTDESLQREKGEQMLMARLNKLSSDEMRTLLYKYFQKVVDLKENSRKLELQFISLERERDAWAWQEKILTNTIRQTRLEKERTITALKKQHDMTVNLMMRHCAADTSASISSSLPENALHPYAPTPSADLVIAPSSSRYHHHHHHQLARLDSDSEAPPTNHHHHSKHLTHFKTTAGVAATVLGQPLAEKDRKNKLFSKLQMFARIQNGDKRKVFQSDIPQQNLKQLENSSRPSLTKVTREKNKIIIQHDGKK